One part of the Bdellovibrio bacteriovorus genome encodes these proteins:
- a CDS encoding YihY/virulence factor BrkB family protein: MALSASAQDVQRATAELDFILFKRLWSVLKDTIQQMRDGELQLVAASLSFSTALALVPFIAVVLATFQSIGGLEVFYPKVEALLLSNMKEAAGSGFTKMMKVVLKNVNAGKLGTAGAVFLFITSIRLLHDMEVGIHRVWNQRNTRPFYKRLIYHWGLVLAIPVFLAIYVGFTSLEQFQFVHRVIPATVSNSLVLVGTLFLVYKMVPDVRVRAKAAFISSLLASVTLFGVHKGYVLLAKKFFAYNKLYGSFAALPLLLLWILTLWYVILGGVALCASLQKRHVA, from the coding sequence TTGGCTTTAAGCGCATCCGCGCAGGATGTGCAGCGGGCAACCGCGGAACTGGACTTCATTTTGTTTAAGCGACTTTGGAGCGTACTCAAAGACACTATTCAACAAATGCGCGATGGCGAGCTGCAACTGGTGGCCGCCTCCCTGTCTTTTTCAACTGCTCTGGCCTTGGTCCCTTTCATCGCCGTTGTTCTGGCGACCTTTCAGTCTATCGGCGGCCTTGAGGTCTTTTATCCCAAAGTCGAAGCCTTGCTGCTTTCAAACATGAAGGAAGCCGCAGGCAGCGGATTCACGAAAATGATGAAAGTCGTTTTGAAAAACGTGAACGCCGGAAAACTGGGGACCGCCGGTGCCGTCTTTCTGTTTATTACCTCTATTCGCCTGCTGCATGATATGGAAGTGGGCATTCACCGTGTCTGGAATCAGCGCAACACCCGACCCTTTTACAAGCGCCTGATCTATCACTGGGGCCTTGTTCTGGCGATCCCCGTGTTCCTGGCAATCTATGTGGGCTTTACATCTTTGGAGCAATTCCAGTTCGTTCACCGTGTGATTCCGGCGACCGTTTCCAATTCCCTGGTGCTGGTGGGGACGCTGTTCCTGGTTTACAAAATGGTGCCGGATGTGCGCGTGCGCGCCAAGGCGGCGTTCATCAGCTCATTGTTAGCCTCTGTGACCCTGTTCGGAGTTCACAAAGGCTATGTGCTTCTGGCTAAAAAATTCTTCGCTTACAACAAGCTGTATGGCTCGTTCGCAGCCCTGCCGTTGTTACTTCTTTGGATTCTGACCTTGTGGTACGTGATTCTGGGCGGCGTCGCTTTGTGTGCCAGCCTGCAAAAGCGTCACGTGGCCTAA
- a CDS encoding phosphatidate cytidylyltransferase, with protein MDFFDLDLPIRIAMPTAWENHIYRQTVLIVLSIIFASGLIVFFFRQKNYYFVQSWASIKSWLIAAPLMFLAMGMPEPWPLVALTALAILGAKIFFQIMGMFHRSYFVMICYAGIIGLGVCAWYDRLDIYNAMPMVVLGISCLVPLVKNSYKRMIQYISLTLLAFIFLGWSFMHLGLIMKMPNGVFQVMYLVILTEFCDNTNLAVSRYIGGWKMFPGINPRRTVGSTIVSALLTLFLAGCMRFLLPDGSEKYWLASGLVASMGGFVGDYLMTVVRRDAGMKTVGPFIIGRGDFLHRMDRLIFVAPIYYYVMTVIL; from the coding sequence ATGGATTTTTTTGATCTGGATCTTCCCATCCGTATTGCCATGCCGACGGCTTGGGAAAACCACATTTACCGCCAGACAGTTCTGATCGTTCTGTCGATCATCTTTGCATCCGGCCTGATCGTCTTTTTCTTCCGCCAGAAAAACTATTACTTTGTTCAATCATGGGCCAGCATCAAATCCTGGCTGATTGCCGCCCCACTGATGTTTCTTGCCATGGGTATGCCTGAGCCTTGGCCTTTGGTGGCCCTGACTGCCCTGGCGATTCTAGGCGCAAAGATTTTCTTCCAGATCATGGGGATGTTCCATCGCAGTTACTTCGTGATGATTTGTTATGCGGGCATTATCGGACTGGGTGTCTGCGCGTGGTACGACCGTCTGGATATTTACAATGCCATGCCGATGGTGGTGCTGGGGATTTCCTGCCTTGTGCCGCTGGTGAAGAACTCTTACAAGCGCATGATTCAGTATATCTCCCTGACGTTGCTGGCTTTCATCTTCCTGGGATGGTCGTTCATGCATCTGGGCCTGATCATGAAAATGCCCAATGGTGTTTTCCAGGTGATGTACCTGGTGATCCTGACAGAATTCTGCGATAACACGAACTTGGCAGTCAGCCGTTACATCGGCGGCTGGAAAATGTTCCCGGGTATCAACCCGCGACGTACAGTCGGAAGTACCATTGTGTCGGCGCTGCTGACGCTGTTCCTGGCGGGTTGCATGCGCTTCCTTTTGCCGGACGGTTCTGAAAAATACTGGTTGGCCTCTGGGCTTGTGGCGTCCATGGGTGGTTTCGTTGGGGATTACCTGATGACCGTGGTTCGTCGTGATGCGGGCATGAAAACCGTGGGTCCGTTCATCATCGGCCGTGGGGACTTCCTGCACCGCATGGATCGCCTGATCTTTGTGGCGCCAATTTATTATTACGTGATGACGGTAATTCTATGA
- the pepT gene encoding peptidase T, whose product MKQIEKQLVDRFFRYLAVSSQSDDNALALPSTPGQQKLAELLAQELKDLGLQNIVVDQKATVTAVKPGTKKGGPRIGFITHIDTVDVGLSPHIHPQILKFTGEDVCLNKKENICLKVSEHPEILPYQGQDIIFSDGTSVLGADNKAAVSVVMTLLANLREDQQYGDIVVAFVPDEEIGLLGAKAMDLSRFDVDFAYTIDCCELGEVVYENFNAATADMTFTGVTAHPMSAKGVLVNPILMAQDFMALFDRAETPENTAGREGYIWFNGMTATQQEAKLTASIRDFDLNSFARRKEQMQKATESIQAKYPTARVQLKITDTYSNISSAIGEDRRAIDLIFAGLKEIGVEPKVIPMRGGTDGAALSAKGILTPNFFTGALNFHSKYEFLPIPSFVKSYELAEKICLLAAR is encoded by the coding sequence ATGAAACAAATTGAAAAACAACTGGTTGATCGTTTCTTTCGTTATCTGGCAGTCAGCTCACAAAGTGATGACAATGCCCTGGCTTTGCCCAGCACTCCGGGACAGCAAAAGCTCGCGGAACTTCTTGCGCAGGAACTGAAAGACCTTGGATTGCAGAATATTGTGGTTGATCAAAAAGCCACAGTCACGGCCGTGAAGCCGGGAACCAAAAAGGGCGGCCCGCGCATCGGTTTCATCACTCATATTGACACCGTGGATGTTGGACTGAGCCCGCATATTCATCCGCAGATTCTGAAATTCACTGGCGAAGATGTTTGTCTGAATAAAAAAGAGAACATCTGTCTTAAAGTTTCTGAACACCCCGAGATTCTTCCGTATCAGGGGCAGGACATTATCTTCAGCGATGGCACCAGTGTCCTGGGGGCCGACAACAAAGCCGCCGTCAGTGTGGTGATGACCCTGCTGGCGAACCTGCGTGAGGATCAGCAGTATGGCGACATCGTGGTGGCCTTTGTGCCCGATGAAGAAATCGGCCTGCTGGGGGCTAAAGCAATGGATCTGTCGCGGTTTGATGTGGACTTTGCCTACACCATTGATTGCTGCGAACTGGGCGAGGTGGTTTATGAAAACTTCAACGCCGCGACGGCTGATATGACTTTCACCGGGGTGACCGCTCATCCGATGTCGGCCAAAGGTGTTCTGGTCAATCCGATTCTGATGGCTCAGGATTTTATGGCACTTTTTGATCGAGCGGAAACGCCGGAAAACACCGCCGGTCGTGAGGGGTATATCTGGTTTAACGGGATGACGGCGACCCAACAGGAAGCCAAATTGACGGCTTCCATTCGGGACTTCGATCTGAACTCGTTTGCGAGACGAAAAGAGCAGATGCAAAAGGCCACTGAATCGATTCAAGCCAAGTACCCGACAGCCCGGGTGCAACTGAAGATCACCGACACCTACAGCAATATCAGTTCAGCGATCGGCGAGGACCGCCGTGCGATTGATCTGATTTTTGCGGGACTGAAGGAAATCGGCGTAGAGCCCAAAGTCATCCCCATGCGTGGCGGCACGGATGGGGCGGCACTTTCCGCGAAGGGAATTTTAACTCCCAACTTCTTCACAGGCGCATTGAACTTTCACTCCAAATACGAGTTCCTGCCCATTCCGTCGTTTGTGAAGTCCTATGAACTGGCGGAAAAGATCTGTCTATTGGCGGCTCGCTGA
- the serA gene encoding phosphoglycerate dehydrogenase, translating into MSAQRILLVENIHTVAKERLEEEGYKVDLIAHAPSEDELLKLLPNYDVLGIRSKTEITKKVLDSSKHLVTIGCFCIGTNQVDLLTAREKGIPVFNAPHSNTRSVAELVIAEMISLSRQLGDRNTQAHLGEWVKSAVGSKEVRGKTLGIVGYGHIGSQVSILAESMGLKVLFFDVLKKLPLGNAMVQNTLDDLLRNSDFVTLHVPETPETKDMIGARELSMMKKGSFLINASRGTVVVIDDLVKSLQEKHLAGCAIDVFPEEPASNKEKFKSPLQGIPNVILTPHIAGSTEEAQYAIGLEVAESFRRYLKIGSSPGAVNFPNVDLPVKQGTSRILNVHRNEPGVLGEINGLISKAGANIEGQYLSTDEKIGYLVMDLHSSQAHTLAADIEKLSRSIRTRVVY; encoded by the coding sequence ATGAGCGCTCAAAGAATCTTGTTGGTTGAAAACATTCACACCGTCGCAAAGGAAAGGCTGGAGGAAGAAGGCTACAAAGTCGATCTGATCGCTCATGCGCCTTCCGAAGACGAACTGCTGAAACTTCTGCCAAACTACGACGTGCTGGGCATTCGCTCCAAAACGGAAATCACAAAAAAAGTTCTGGATTCGAGCAAACATCTGGTGACCATTGGTTGCTTCTGTATTGGAACAAATCAAGTGGACCTTCTGACCGCGCGCGAGAAGGGGATTCCGGTGTTCAATGCTCCTCATTCGAACACTCGTTCCGTGGCCGAGCTGGTGATCGCGGAAATGATTTCCCTGTCCCGTCAACTGGGCGACCGAAACACTCAAGCGCATTTGGGTGAGTGGGTGAAGTCAGCGGTGGGCTCTAAGGAAGTCCGTGGCAAAACTTTGGGGATCGTCGGTTACGGCCATATCGGAAGCCAGGTCAGCATCCTTGCTGAATCCATGGGGTTGAAGGTGCTGTTCTTTGACGTGCTGAAAAAACTTCCTCTGGGAAATGCCATGGTACAGAACACTCTGGATGATCTTTTGCGAAATTCTGATTTTGTGACTTTGCACGTGCCAGAGACTCCTGAAACCAAAGACATGATCGGCGCCCGCGAACTGTCGATGATGAAAAAAGGCAGCTTCCTGATCAACGCCAGCCGCGGCACGGTTGTTGTGATTGACGATCTGGTGAAATCCCTTCAGGAAAAACATCTGGCGGGTTGTGCGATCGACGTGTTCCCGGAAGAGCCGGCATCAAACAAGGAAAAATTCAAATCCCCGCTGCAGGGAATTCCCAACGTCATTCTGACTCCGCACATCGCAGGCAGCACAGAGGAAGCGCAGTATGCCATCGGCCTGGAAGTGGCCGAAAGCTTCCGCCGCTACCTGAAGATCGGCTCTTCGCCGGGGGCGGTGAATTTCCCGAATGTGGATCTGCCAGTGAAGCAGGGGACGTCGCGTATTTTGAACGTTCACCGCAATGAACCTGGTGTCCTGGGTGAAATCAATGGTCTTATTTCCAAGGCCGGTGCCAATATCGAAGGGCAGTACCTGTCGACAGATGAAAAAATCGGTTATCTGGTGATGGATCTGCATTCCAGTCAGGCGCACACGCTGGCGGCGGATATCGAGAAGCTGTCCCGTTCCATCCGCACACGTGTGGTTTACTAA
- a CDS encoding lysophospholipid acyltransferase family protein, with amino-acid sequence MKDWNYENEQWTKLPTYLKHLPLFTRHIDLFSVCMRFLWSVILKNILYKFYIRLEVRGTPFAEIYKTQPKLIIISNHASHLDAVSIAASIPRRYWLNLYIAAAKDYFFSNPVFMFFSQHCLGAIPIDRKDRKGEAINLILKLLTELPRMWLIIFPEGTRSKDGKIQEFKRGVSIFSERTQTPLLFTYLDGVMELWPKGQSMPRPGKLILHVGPVHPPGPIQEVYAAYKSWVLTINPDAFPAVPMEEKPHEPDNDSN; translated from the coding sequence ATGAAGGACTGGAACTACGAAAACGAACAGTGGACCAAGCTTCCCACTTATCTGAAGCATCTGCCGCTTTTCACCCGCCACATTGATCTTTTCAGTGTGTGCATGCGTTTTCTGTGGTCCGTGATCCTGAAGAACATTCTGTACAAGTTCTATATCCGCCTGGAAGTCCGCGGCACCCCGTTTGCGGAAATCTACAAGACCCAGCCGAAGCTGATCATCATCAGCAACCATGCCAGCCATCTGGACGCGGTGTCTATCGCAGCCTCCATCCCAAGACGTTACTGGCTGAATCTGTACATCGCCGCGGCGAAGGATTATTTTTTCAGCAACCCGGTGTTCATGTTCTTTTCCCAGCACTGCCTGGGCGCCATTCCGATTGACCGCAAAGACCGTAAAGGTGAAGCCATCAATCTGATCCTGAAGCTTTTGACTGAACTGCCCCGCATGTGGCTGATCATCTTCCCGGAAGGCACCCGCTCCAAAGACGGTAAAATTCAGGAATTCAAACGTGGCGTATCCATATTTTCAGAGCGCACGCAGACACCGCTGTTGTTCACCTATCTGGATGGCGTGATGGAGCTTTGGCCTAAAGGTCAATCCATGCCCCGCCCGGGAAAGCTGATCCTGCACGTAGGTCCGGTTCATCCCCCAGGTCCGATCCAAGAGGTGTATGCTGCTTATAAGAGCTGGGTGCTGACGATCAATCCCGATGCTTTCCCAGCCGTTCCGATGGAGGAAAAACCTCATGAGCCAGACAACGATTCAAATTGA
- a CDS encoding sigma-54-dependent transcriptional regulator — protein MATTRVFSLLIVDDDPLIHQSLKLSLPNHWKVFSAPTLEAIQYERFYHAAFVDMHLEPGSTKAVGPTVIEKLVKHNNQLEVVAMSGDLSRPLMESCLKAGAQRFLAKPLMPEEILLVLEKIEALWDLRSVDPAANRKSTRWVGTSQASQKIKKRIADLRGETSPVLIEGETGCGKEVVSRLLHEQEGERPFIAVNVASIPENLFESEMFGHIKGAFTGADQNKVGLTEAAHGGDLFLDEIEALPLTQQAKLLRFLETGEVRKVGAKETTQVKTRVIVASNKPLEKMVAAGEFREDLLYRLASQRIQLTPLRDRLEDINELAAHFLDAERPRRNKSFTEDGLEALKKYNWPGNVRELKRVCEQLSLTSPLPFIRGEDVAAWLKPAATATSAPSYTVIDFNKGLNTLVEEFEAHAIKTCLKQTKDIEEAARILQISRSSLYKKIKDYKIEEEPS, from the coding sequence ATGGCAACAACTCGAGTATTCTCTCTACTTATCGTGGATGATGATCCACTGATCCATCAGTCCTTGAAGCTGTCCCTGCCGAACCATTGGAAGGTTTTCTCAGCTCCCACTTTGGAAGCCATTCAATACGAGCGTTTTTATCATGCGGCTTTCGTCGATATGCATCTGGAGCCGGGCTCTACCAAAGCCGTGGGTCCGACAGTGATTGAAAAGCTGGTCAAGCACAACAACCAACTGGAAGTCGTCGCGATGTCCGGGGACCTGAGCCGTCCCCTGATGGAAAGCTGTCTGAAAGCCGGAGCGCAAAGATTTTTGGCCAAGCCCCTGATGCCGGAAGAAATTCTGCTGGTGCTGGAAAAAATCGAAGCCCTGTGGGATCTGCGCAGTGTGGATCCTGCCGCCAACCGCAAATCCACGCGTTGGGTGGGAACCTCCCAAGCTTCACAAAAAATCAAAAAACGCATTGCCGATCTGCGTGGCGAAACCAGTCCTGTTCTGATCGAGGGTGAAACCGGCTGCGGCAAGGAAGTTGTTTCCCGTCTGCTGCATGAACAAGAGGGCGAACGCCCGTTCATCGCAGTAAACGTTGCCAGCATTCCGGAAAATCTTTTTGAATCCGAAATGTTCGGTCATATCAAAGGCGCCTTCACGGGCGCAGATCAAAACAAAGTGGGCCTGACTGAAGCGGCCCACGGCGGCGACCTGTTCCTGGATGAAATCGAGGCCCTGCCCCTGACCCAGCAGGCAAAACTGTTGCGCTTCCTGGAAACCGGTGAAGTTCGCAAAGTGGGCGCCAAAGAAACAACACAGGTGAAAACCCGCGTGATCGTGGCCAGCAACAAGCCGCTGGAAAAAATGGTCGCGGCCGGAGAATTCCGCGAAGACCTTTTGTATCGTCTGGCATCCCAGCGCATTCAACTGACGCCGCTGCGGGACCGTCTTGAAGACATCAACGAACTGGCAGCCCACTTCCTGGATGCCGAACGCCCGCGCCGTAACAAGTCCTTTACTGAAGACGGCCTGGAGGCTTTGAAAAAATACAACTGGCCTGGAAATGTGCGTGAACTCAAGCGCGTGTGCGAACAACTGAGCCTGACATCCCCACTTCCGTTCATTCGTGGTGAGGATGTGGCGGCCTGGCTGAAGCCTGCGGCCACCGCAACCAGTGCCCCGTCTTACACGGTCATTGATTTCAACAAGGGTTTAAATACGCTGGTGGAGGAATTTGAAGCCCACGCCATCAAGACCTGCCTGAAACAAACCAAGGACATCGAAGAGGCGGCGCGCATCCTGCAAATCTCGCGTTCCAGCCTGTACAAGAAAATCAAAGACTACAAAATTGAAGAGGAACCTTCGTAA
- a CDS encoding MBL fold metallo-hydrolase, translating into MSQTTIQIENKKLKIGPYEVCPIPTGLFGLDGGAMFGTVPKVLWERSNPPDEKNRISMEARGLLLKSPGCNILIDTGNGGDFVAKYGDKMGSKFADLFNIQSDGPSLLKSLQFHGLKPEDIHHVILTHLHFDHAGGATTEKNGKLVPTFPNAKYWVQKGNLETASHPNVREKASYYAANFQPLIDAGVLNVMDGAKDNFLPGISAIISNGHTLAQQVVKVTDGTTTLLYCGDMVPTSTHVKLPWVMGYDLHPLTLIEEKQKYLGEAADQSWYLFFEHDPYCDAAQIERQGNDFAVKNRFWL; encoded by the coding sequence ATGAGCCAGACAACGATTCAAATTGAAAACAAGAAGCTGAAAATCGGGCCCTATGAAGTGTGCCCGATCCCCACAGGTCTTTTCGGCCTGGATGGCGGCGCGATGTTCGGAACTGTTCCCAAAGTCCTTTGGGAAAGAAGCAATCCCCCGGATGAAAAGAACCGCATTTCGATGGAAGCCCGCGGGTTGCTGCTGAAGTCCCCTGGTTGCAACATCCTGATCGACACCGGCAATGGTGGCGACTTTGTTGCGAAATACGGCGACAAAATGGGAAGCAAGTTTGCCGACCTGTTCAACATCCAGTCCGACGGCCCGTCCCTGCTGAAGTCATTGCAATTCCATGGCTTGAAACCGGAAGACATTCATCACGTCATTCTGACTCACCTGCATTTCGACCATGCCGGCGGCGCTACGACCGAAAAAAACGGGAAGCTGGTCCCGACCTTCCCGAATGCCAAGTACTGGGTGCAAAAAGGCAACCTTGAAACCGCCAGCCATCCGAATGTGCGCGAAAAAGCCAGCTACTATGCTGCGAATTTTCAGCCGTTGATAGATGCAGGTGTTCTGAACGTCATGGACGGCGCCAAAGATAATTTCCTTCCGGGCATTTCTGCCATTATCAGCAACGGCCACACACTGGCGCAGCAGGTGGTGAAAGTCACTGACGGCACAACGACACTGCTTTACTGTGGCGACATGGTTCCCACCAGCACGCACGTGAAACTGCCGTGGGTGATGGGTTACGACCTGCACCCGCTGACTCTGATCGAAGAAAAACAGAAGTATCTAGGTGAAGCGGCCGACCAATCATGGTATCTTTTCTTTGAGCACGATCCTTACTGCGATGCTGCTCAGATTGAAAGACAAGGAAACGACTTTGCCGTTAAAAACAGATTTTGGCTTTAA